CGCAGTCGCTGCGCTCGAGGCCGTCGTCGACCCCGTCGTCGCCGTCGTCGACGGGACGATCACGTACGCGAACGACGCGGCGCGGACGGCGCTCGACTTGACGTCGTCCGAGGGCGAACGCGGGGCCGGCGAGTGGGACGCGGCGAGCGCGCTCGAGTCGTGGCCGCGACTCGAGGCGGCCGTCGACGAGACGACCGTCGGGACGGTCCGCCGGGTCCCGCTCGAGGACGAGCCGTATGACGCGCACGTTCACCGGGACGCCGATGTGGCGACGATCACGTTCGACCGCGAGCGGGAGGACGCCGCAACCGGCGGATCGGAGGGGGAAACCGACGGGACGGCGCTCGGCGAGCGCGACCGGACGGTTAAGGATCGCGCGATCAACGAGGCGCCGGTCGGGATCACCATCTCCGATCCGGACCGCGAGGACAACCCGCTCGTCTACGTCAACGACGCCTACCAGAAGATCACCGGCTATCACTACGACGAGGTCGTCGGCCGGAACTGCCGGTTCCTGCAGGGCGAGGACTCTCAGGAGGTCGCCGTCGCCGAGATGGCCGCGGCCATCGACGAGGAGCGACCGGTCACCGTCGAACTGAAGAACTACCGCAAGGACGGCACCGAGTTCTGGAACGAAGTGACGATTGCCCCCGTCCGCGACGAGGACGGGACGGTCACCAACTACGTCGGCTTCCAGAACGACGTCACGGCGCGCAAGGAGGCCGAACTCGCCCTCGAGCGCCGCACCGAAGAGCTCGACGACCTCCTGGAGCGCGTGGAGGGGCTAATCCAGGACGTCACGGACGTCGTCGCAAGCTCGACGAACCGTTCGGAACTCGAGGCCGCGGTCTGTGAGCGGATCGCCGCGGAGGCGGGCTACGACGGCGCGTGGATCGGCGAGCGCAACCCCGCAACGGGATCGATCGACGTCCGGGCGAGCGCCGGCGCGTGCGACGACCCAGACGGCCCGCCGATCGACGCCGACCACCCCGCCGCCGCGGCCCTCGAGGAGCGCGCCGCCACGACCGACGCGCACGAGGGGCGGACTCGCGCCGCGTTCCCGTTGTCGTACAACGGCATCGAGTACGGCGTGCTCACCGTCCGCACCGACCGGGACCGCGAGATCGACGAGCGAGAGCGGGTAATTCTCTCGGCGCTGGCCCGCGCGGTCGCCAGCGGTGTCAACGCCCGCGAGACCAGCCGCGTGCTCGAGACCGACGCTGTCGTCGCCGTCGAACTCACGCTGACCGATCGCTCGGTCGCGCCCGTCGCGCTCACCGCGGCTGCCGATTGCCGACTCGAGTACCGCCGGTCGGTCCACCGGACTGACGACGAGACCGCGTCGCTGTGTACTGTTACGGGCCCTGAGGCCACCGCGTCCGACCTCGTCGCGGCGGCCGACGCCGCCGACTTGGACTGCCGGGTCGTCCTCGAGCGCGAGGGGGAGTGTCTGGTCGAACTCGCCGGCGGCGACGACCTCGTCGGCTGGCTCTCCGAGCGGGGTGTTCGCCTCCAGTCGATCGAGAGCGAGGACGGCCGGGCCCGCGTCACCCTCGAGATCCCGCGCTCGGCCAACGTCCGGTCGATCGTGGAGGCCCTCGAGGACCGCTACCGCGGCACCGACGTCATCTCCTTCCAGCAGCGCGAGCGCGAGGGCGAGACCCGCCAGGAGTTCGCGGCCCGCCTCGAGCGGGACCTGACCGAGCGTCAGTTCGCCGCGCTGCAGCGGGCGTACCTGAGCGGTTATTTCGAGTGGCCGCGCCCGACGACGGGCGAGGATCTCGCCCAGTCGATGGGTGTCTCCCGGCCGACGTTCCACGAACACCTCCGAACGGCCGAAGCGAAGCTGTGTCGGGCGTTCTTCGGAGACACTGAGTCTTCGGGCTGACACTGCAGGGCTGAATGCCCGTCTTAACCGACTGTAGCCCGGCGCTAGCGGTTGGACGGTCGCCGAGGTTTATCTGTCCCTTCGTGATAGACCGGCGTATGTTCCACCTCGTAACGTCGGTACCGCTTCAGGCTGGCGGCGGGTTCCTGTACTGGGCAGTGATCTTCTTCGTCCTGGCGATCGTCGCGGCCGCCGTCGGCGCTCGCGGTGTCGCGGGGATCTCCATGGAGGTCGCGCGGATCTTCGTGCTGATCTTCATCATCCTCGCGATCGTCTCCTTGCTCCTGTAGCGGGCGTCGGGCGCCGCGAAATCGGCGGTTCCGGCCGCCGACTCGAGTAGTGTCAGTTACGACGCCGCAGTATTTGCGACCGCCGATCAATCCGGTACGGTAAGCACGTTGTCCGGACGGCTCCTGACCGCTCGAGCGACGTCGCGATCGAGCACGTAACCAAATCTGGTTATATTGGGGTGAGAACGACTAACACTGTAGGCGACTAATTGAACGGTGTGGAGTTATCATGACTGATATCGGTGGATTCCAGGACCACGTCGCCCGCATCGATCTCTCGGAGGAGTCGGTCGGCTACGAGCCGATCGACGACGAAGACGCGGAGAAGTATATCGGGGCGCGCGGCCTCGGTGTGAAGTACGTCTTCGAACAGGGACCGGACGTCGACCCGCTCGGGCCGGACAACCTCCTGGCCTTCATGAACGGGCCGCTGTCAGGAACCCAGAC
Above is a genomic segment from Haloterrigena salifodinae containing:
- a CDS encoding bacterio-opsin activator domain-containing protein, with protein sequence MKNADAAENEGRVAPAVAALEAVVDPVVAVVDGTITYANDAARTALDLTSSEGERGAGEWDAASALESWPRLEAAVDETTVGTVRRVPLEDEPYDAHVHRDADVATITFDREREDAATGGSEGETDGTALGERDRTVKDRAINEAPVGITISDPDREDNPLVYVNDAYQKITGYHYDEVVGRNCRFLQGEDSQEVAVAEMAAAIDEERPVTVELKNYRKDGTEFWNEVTIAPVRDEDGTVTNYVGFQNDVTARKEAELALERRTEELDDLLERVEGLIQDVTDVVASSTNRSELEAAVCERIAAEAGYDGAWIGERNPATGSIDVRASAGACDDPDGPPIDADHPAAAALEERAATTDAHEGRTRAAFPLSYNGIEYGVLTVRTDRDREIDERERVILSALARAVASGVNARETSRVLETDAVVAVELTLTDRSVAPVALTAAADCRLEYRRSVHRTDDETASLCTVTGPEATASDLVAAADAADLDCRVVLEREGECLVELAGGDDLVGWLSERGVRLQSIESEDGRARVTLEIPRSANVRSIVEALEDRYRGTDVISFQQREREGETRQEFAARLERDLTERQFAALQRAYLSGYFEWPRPTTGEDLAQSMGVSRPTFHEHLRTAEAKLCRAFFGDTESSG
- a CDS encoding DUF1328 family protein; its protein translation is MFHLVTSVPLQAGGGFLYWAVIFFVLAIVAAAVGARGVAGISMEVARIFVLIFIILAIVSLLL